The sequence AAATTGTGCAGTTTAAATATGTTCAATGTATGATATGCCATTAGAAATGTTGAAAGTAACCTAAGATTGAGGATTAGTAACTAAAGAACGAACATAGAGGAGGAGATCTCTCCTCAAAATTGGGAGTCAGCACTGGCGCAATTAAAAATTGGAGCCACGTGCTGTTGTAGCTGCAGCCAGAACCGCTACCGTCAGAGAACAAGCAGGAAGTGCTTTTCTAAAGGCTAAGGTTGGCCAGAGGATATGCAGAGATTGAGTACAGAGAACAAGCTGGATACAGGGTGTCTGTGGTCTGAGGTGTGAATAAACTTTAGAGAAGAAACTaggaaaacaataacaacaacttgGACCTAGACTGGAAGATGTTGACTGGTGAATGCTGAGATAGAGCACCCGTGTTGGAGCCTTGTCGTGGAGGCAGGCACAAGGCCTGGGATGCAAATGTCTGCTCCACTAGTGTCTGATGGTGCAGCAAGGTGATGGCCAGGTTTGTCCTGGGGTTGTGAACTTGCTGAGAAAATGTGTGCTTGGGAACAGTTTTGGGAAGTGGAGAAGGATccagaaggaaacaaaacaaacaaataattagTGACAataagggaacaacagaggatgagatggttggatggcatcaccaacatgatggaaatgagtttgagtaagctctgggagttggtgatggacaaggaagtctggtatgctgcagtccatggggtaccaaagagttggacatgactgagtgaactgaactgttcagtcattcagtcgtgtctgactctttgtgaccccatgaaccacaccaCGCCAGGcggccctgtccatcaccaactcccggagcacacccaaacacatgtccattgagtcggtgatgccatccaaccttcttatcatctgtcatccccttctcctcccaccttcaatctttcccagcatcagggtcttttccaatgagtcagctcttcgcatcaggtgcccaaagtattggagtttcagcttcaacatcagtccttccaatgaacacccaggactgatctcctttaggatggactggttggatctccttgttgtccaggggactctcaagaatcttctccaacacaattcaaaagcatcaattcttcggcattcagctttcttcatagtccaactctcacatccatacatgactagtggaaaaagccatagccttgactagatggaactttgttgacaaagtgatgtctctgctttttaatatgctgtctaggttggttataacattcctaccaaggagtaagcgtcttttaatttcatggttacaatcaccatctgcattgattttggagcccaaaaaagtaaagtctgacactgcttccactgttgccccatctatttcccatgaagtgatgggaccagatgccacgatcttagttttctgaatgttgagctttaagccaactttttcactctcctctttccctttcatcaagagggtcttgtgttctttttcactttctgccataaaggtggtgtcatctgcatgtctgaggtcattgatatttctcccggcaatcttgattccagtttgtgcctcCTCCAGCCAGCGTTTcccttgatgtactctgcatataagttaaataagcagggtgacaatatacagccttgatgtactccttttcctagttggaaccagtctgttgttccatgtccaattctaactgttgcttcctgacctgcatataggtttctcaagtattctcatttccttcagaattttccagagtttgttgtgatccacacagtcaaaggctttggcatagtcaataaagcagaaagagatgtttttctagaactctcttgcttttttgatgatccagcggatgttgacaatttgatctcttgttcctctgccttttctaaaaccagcttgaacatctggaagttcacggttcacgtattcctgaagcctggcttggagaattttgagcatcactttgctagcgtgtgagatgagtgcaattgtgcggtagtttgagcattctctggcattgcctttctttgggattggaatgaaaactgaccttttccagccttgtggccactgctgagatttccacatttgctggcatgttgagtgcagcactttcctggcatcatcttctaggatttgaaatagctcaactggaattccatcacctccactagctttgttcgtagtgatgcttcctaaggcccacttgacatcacattccaggatgtctggctgtaggtcagtgatcacaccactgtgattatctgggttatgaagatctttgttgtacagttcttctggatattcttgccacctcttcttaatatcttctgcttctgttaggtccctaccatttctgtcttttactgagcccatctttgcatgaaatgttcccttggtatctctaattttcttgaagagatctctagcctttcccattctattgttttcctttatttctttgcactgatcactgaggaagactttcttctttctctttgctattctttggaactctgcattcaaatgcatatatctttccttttctccttcacttttggcttctcttcttttcacagctatttgtaaggcctcctcagacacccattttgcttttttgcatttcttttccatggggatgatcttaatccctgtctcttgtacaatgtcataaacctccgtacatagttcatcaggcactctatcaaatctagtcccttaaatctatttctcacttccactgtatagttgtaagggatttgatttaggtcatacctgaatggtatagtggttttctccactttcttcaatttctaaCTATTTCACCAAACAGAGCTTAATGCTGAAAAATAATGTCTCCTTTATGAACCTgtggtggtgtagtcactcagttggaCCCGACTATTCCAACCCCAttgactgttgcccaccaggttcctctgttcatgcaatttcccaggcaagaatatttaagtgggttgccattttcttctccagggaatcttgccaacccagggattcaaatctgtctcctgcattgcaagtggattctttactgctgggcacCAGAGAAGAGCTTTATGAActtacattttcttaattttctgcaTGTCTGGAGAATATCAGCAATTTGTCTTGTCCCCAAGTTTACATGTGAATGATTATGAGAACTCTCTTTAGCCTCATAGCTCACTATGGGTTAGAGAGATTAACACATATTTCTTCATTTCATTACCTCTGAAATTTATAAAGTGGAAAATTTGAGTTCAAATCATTCTCAAAGCCATAGGACTCTATGATTCCAAGCTCCCATTTACTCTTgcataaagtttttatttaacatacagagttcagttcagttcagttcatttcagtcactcagttgtgtccaactctttacaaccccatgaactgcagcacgccaggcctccctgtccatcaccaactcccagagtctacccaaacccaggtccattcagtcggtgatgccatccaaccatctcatcctctgttgcccccttctccttctgccctcaatccttcccagcattatcatcttttcaaatgagtcagctcttcacatcaggtagccaaagtattggagtttcagcttcaacatcagtccttccaatgaacacccagaactgatcgaGTAGAAAAAATCAATtatgtttttcttctgaaaatatcttttgGTGCCAAACCCTTCTCATGGCCTTTTTCATCTCTGTGTTTCTCAGAGTGTAGATTAAGGGATTGAACATAGGAGCAATGAtggtataaaagagagaaaatattttgtccTCAGGGAAAGTGGTAGGGGGTCTGAGGTAGGCAAAGATTGAAGGACCAAAAAATAAGATAACCACAGTGATGTGAGACCCACAGGTAGAGAGGGCTTTGCACCTTCCTTCAGCTGAGTGGTTTCTTAAGGTGAATAATATAATGACATAGGACCCAAACAAGAGAACAAAGGTTACTAAGGCAACCATTCCTGAATTGGCAGCCACCAGGACACCAGTGATGTAGGTGTCAGTACAGGCAACTttcaacaaaggaaaaatgtcaCAGTAGTAGTGGTCAATTTCATTGGGGCCACAGAAGGGCAAACTGACTATCATAGAGAACTGAGAAAAGGCATGGATGGCCCCACCAGCCCAAGCAGCCACGATAAGGAGATCGCATCTTGCCTTGTTCATGATAATCATGTAGTGGAGAGGCTTGCAGATGGCAACACAGCGGTCAAAGGCCATGACTGTAAGGACAAAGACCTCGATGATGCCAAAAAAGTGCATGGTGAAGACCTGCAGCATGCAGTTGCCGTAAGAGATGGTTCTCCTTCCCAGGAGCAGGTCACTGATCAGTTTGGGTGTCACACAAGAGGTATAGCAGATGTCCATGGAGGATAAGTGGTTGAGGAGATAGTACATTGGTTGGTGAAAAAGGACACTGCATCGGATGGAGACAAGGATCAGAAGGTTTCCCACCAAGATGGCAACATAACAGAATAAGAAGAACACAAAGCAAAACATCTGTATTTTCTGGTCAGAGGAAAGCCCCATAAAAATGAATTCCGATACATTCCTCTGATTTTCCATAAGGTGAGTTTAATATGTATTATGCAAAAAATTGTTGAGTACCTGAAAGAAAAATCAGCACATGCATTTGGATGAAACACTTACAGTAAAACAATAGCAATTTACTATAAAATTATAACCATTAACATATCATTGAAGCAGATTCATAAGGTATTTACTGTACTTGTTATGGGAAATCATAGACTTTTTTTTGCCCCATAGCTTCCTTTTGTTTCGAAATCTTCTATCCTATTGATGGAATTAAATATGTATTCTCTCAGTAttcctcagtttttaaatttaatgattaACATATCACTATTTCCTAAAGGGGAAGGGAAAattatggagaagggaatggctacccattgctgtattcttccctagagaatctcacgggcagaggagcctggcaggctgcagtccatagggtcacacagagtcggacacaactgaagcgattaaGGAGCAACAGCATAATATTTAGgggaaaatgaatatttatttactcatttctgGGTATGTGACATATTGATATATTAAATACGTGTTTTTTTGTACATGatacagttttcattttatataatgttTCTTTCTCCAACAGGATATTGACTACCCCCTGCATTTTCTTCATGCCTAAGTGcaagaaatataaacaaatttatgacctatttttctgaatttcgAAATGCTTGAGTGGacaatttatttgcaaaacagctgatttctttgccactagtgAAAGAAACATAATCTTATAAGTCAAATAAGTCTTATAAGTCAAATCAatcttataagttaaataactagAATACATGATCACAGACACTGGAAAGCTGTCAATGACTGAGATCCTAAAAATAACTGTAAAATATATGCACCTTTTCTATTTAACCTTTAAGGGTTAAAGTCACTGCTTTTGTAGTAAACtgtacatttgttaaaattagTGGTttaataagtaaagaaaaaagaaaattgcttgTAATTACACAGGTATGTTTAACTCTTGCACcttttatgtgttttatatatttatattttactgtttAATCACTGAAATTCAGTAAAAGATGATGTTATAAAATGATAAAGCATAAGTTATGGTCAGTAAGTGTTTGACTgttatgtgttgaatgaatgagggaTTGATTCATGAATCTGCTTGTGTCATATTTCTGCATAATTTTTAAGACATACAGTATacaggagtggaaaaatatgcacTACATACAGGGGAACTCATCTAAATGCTGCTCTCCACCCTGGTAAATCCAGAAGGTCTTCCTACCTTACTCCTAGATCAGGTGTGAAGACCATACCCAGCCATCACagagatgtttttaaaatataaattttgtttttgttgtagaGTTATGTAGAAATTAACAAATTCATCATTAACCACATTGTGTAGCTATATTACTGGTAATACTTAAAGTGATTTTAACTAGCAAATAGATAAGACAATAAAACACATTTGGTACCATTTTAGTTTAATCTATTTGATTCCATGAGGCAGGAGTTTTTGATTTGGTCATATTATATCCTTAAGTCTCTCCTTGCTAATCTCCATTTTTAACAGAATGACAGCAGATTTCCTCAGATTTTCCACTGATGATAGTAGTTAAATAGCACGTATTCATGCTGTGTGGTTCGTTTAAAAAATGTCACAATTATAGTCATAAGATATCTCTATTatacagcaataaaataaaaacttacatttttaataaatttaagtgCATTCATATAAAGAGAACTATTAAATAAGAAGGAGTCTAGTTATTAGAATGACTTAATCATGGGAACATGATCCCTTTGTTCCATTACAAAAGAATCTATAAAAAGTAGCTGAATCAATTTCCCAAATCAGAAAGCTAATAAACAGTAGCTCATAGAAATAATCTGGTTTACATTTAGACTGCTGATGCCTCTTCTGGATGGAAACAGAGCAGACCAGGAATCATGAGGGACAGCAGGGGTGGAATCATTTGAATCTATATTTCAAATTCTTTGCAATATAGATTACAGGCAATATGCTAGGTCATTCTAAAAATACATCT comes from Dama dama isolate Ldn47 chromosome 1, ASM3311817v1, whole genome shotgun sequence and encodes:
- the LOC133055704 gene encoding olfactory receptor 4P4-like; protein product: MENQRNVSEFIFMGLSSDQKIQMFCFVFFLFCYVAILVGNLLILVSIRCSVLFHQPMYYLLNHLSSMDICYTSCVTPKLISDLLLGRRTISYGNCMLQVFTMHFFGIIEVFVLTVMAFDRCVAICKPLHYMIIMNKARCDLLIVAAWAGGAIHAFSQFSMIVSLPFCGPNEIDHYYCDIFPLLKVACTDTYITGVLVAANSGMVALVTFVLLFGSYVIILFTLRNHSAEGRCKALSTCGSHITVVILFFGPSIFAYLRPPTTFPEDKIFSLFYTIIAPMFNPLIYTLRNTEMKKAMRRVWHQKIFSEEKHN